From one Streptomyces sp. NBC_01478 genomic stretch:
- a CDS encoding WXG100 family type VII secretion target, with protein MTDDQHKADLSRVASQNKFTDLARGVEERPKESGLLAGLVYNPVRAVVESTSQGQAVHDSVHGPSSDRRTNFESRPLNEMVDLVERTNPEDLESSGKALWDARDAIKAAADELSGHIDRVRWAGKSGDAFRKWGSELVTQTQSLSTFAGGAGDQITAAAMGLASVRSAMPARDTQVERKHPATFTAAEKVANKDEYTAAVRVEKDRQEAINQMNRLSSYYVVSKDELAALNSAAPEFTAMPDVGVPDPDPTWRDGSGGSKSGDSQKTRTATVPGHHETLAVATSNSGKHVVSDVVSPVKDVTGHVTPPDVSTHTNIDSVGTLPPTTTVPATVHNPPVMGAPAPGGGQTNAFDNGLGTPMPNGPLGRSISGAGGLKNPTSAQGRTGTSDPRNSSTGRTVGRGPASQMGRATETGRSLAKGTASGAKSSPMGRGVTGGTPRASGAATPRANGGSATGAGRSNGVVGGRPTNGTGNSAKGGSRIPRGNVIGAEETTGSRSVPGRPGQRGVFGAPDAAARSASNASKARGGTGASESVTAVPTERKSAARAERNGMTRGGSGLVRGPGSQGKPGDKERADGASCPDHLVEDEETHLPIQPRRDVPPAVN; from the coding sequence ATGACTGACGATCAGCACAAGGCGGACCTGAGCAGGGTCGCCAGCCAGAACAAGTTCACCGATCTGGCTCGGGGTGTCGAGGAGCGTCCGAAAGAGAGCGGGCTCCTGGCCGGCCTCGTCTACAACCCGGTCCGCGCGGTGGTCGAGAGCACGTCGCAGGGCCAGGCCGTCCATGACTCCGTGCACGGGCCGTCCAGCGACCGTCGTACGAACTTCGAGAGCCGCCCGCTCAACGAGATGGTCGACCTCGTGGAGCGGACGAACCCGGAGGACCTGGAGTCCTCCGGCAAGGCACTGTGGGACGCGCGCGATGCGATCAAGGCGGCGGCCGACGAGCTCAGCGGTCACATCGACAGGGTCCGGTGGGCCGGGAAGTCGGGCGACGCGTTCCGCAAGTGGGGGAGTGAACTCGTCACCCAGACGCAGAGCCTGAGCACTTTCGCCGGGGGTGCGGGCGACCAGATCACCGCCGCCGCCATGGGCCTGGCGTCCGTGCGCAGTGCTATGCCGGCTCGCGATACGCAAGTGGAGCGGAAACACCCCGCGACGTTCACGGCGGCAGAGAAGGTCGCGAACAAGGACGAGTACACCGCGGCCGTACGTGTGGAGAAGGATCGTCAAGAGGCGATCAACCAGATGAATCGGCTGTCGTCGTACTACGTGGTGTCCAAGGACGAGCTGGCGGCTTTGAACAGTGCGGCGCCTGAGTTCACGGCCATGCCGGATGTGGGAGTACCTGATCCTGATCCGACATGGCGGGACGGCTCTGGTGGGTCCAAATCAGGAGACAGCCAAAAGACTCGTACGGCCACTGTGCCGGGTCATCATGAAACGCTTGCAGTGGCTACGAGCAATAGCGGCAAGCACGTCGTAAGTGATGTCGTGTCGCCCGTCAAAGACGTCACCGGTCATGTGACGCCTCCTGATGTCTCCACGCACACGAATATCGATAGCGTCGGTACATTGCCGCCAACCACCACCGTGCCTGCGACGGTCCACAACCCGCCGGTCATGGGTGCGCCTGCCCCGGGCGGTGGTCAGACCAACGCCTTCGACAATGGCTTGGGAACTCCCATGCCCAACGGCCCCCTGGGCCGGAGTATCAGTGGGGCGGGCGGGCTCAAGAACCCGACCTCCGCGCAGGGGCGAACCGGCACTTCAGACCCAAGGAACTCGAGCACGGGACGGACGGTGGGCCGTGGGCCCGCGAGTCAGATGGGCCGCGCTACGGAGACTGGCCGGTCTCTGGCCAAAGGCACTGCCTCTGGAGCGAAGTCGTCCCCGATGGGTCGTGGTGTCACGGGTGGTACTCCGAGAGCGAGTGGTGCGGCGACTCCGCGAGCAAACGGTGGTTCGGCCACCGGCGCCGGTCGTTCGAATGGTGTGGTGGGCGGACGGCCCACCAACGGCACAGGCAATTCGGCGAAGGGCGGGTCCAGGATTCCTCGTGGCAACGTCATCGGAGCCGAGGAAACGACCGGCTCCCGGTCCGTGCCCGGTCGGCCGGGGCAGCGTGGAGTCTTCGGAGCGCCCGATGCTGCTGCCAGGTCGGCCTCGAACGCATCGAAGGCCCGTGGCGGTACGGGCGCGTCCGAAAGTGTCACGGCGGTGCCCACCGAGCGCAAATCTGCTGCCCGAGCCGAACGCAATGGCATGACGCGCGGTGGCTCCGGACTCGTACGCGGACCTGGCAGCCAAGGGAAGCCTGGCGACAAAGAACGAGCGGACGGAGCTTCGTGCCCCGACCACCTTGTTGAGGACGAAGAGACACACTTGCCCATCCAGCCGCGGCGTGATGTGCCGCCGGCCGTCAACTGA
- a CDS encoding S8 family serine peptidase, translating into MGFAPNAGAADAQSKQWYLDEMQVHQMWKVSTGKGVKVAVIDSGVNPNTPSLKGQVLVDEVPKAVSYHSTVDYVGHGTTMAELIAGTGSDGGLQGLAPGAKIVPYRVSFTGMKASAAEKKKTPKPWQAIRAAADTDAKIISMSFGGFVSPPEEEAIKYAASKGKLMVAAVGNAGTGKGTGNIDYPAGYPYVVGIAAVNSSFAVTKFSSYGNYVDLVAPGDGFPGWCDTTFRSYCDKAGTSPATAIAAASAALIWSAHPNWTVNQVTRSLIDTASRTWAENDPSKYAGYGFVRPREVLENAKYDAGAANVDPLAKENGGNLLAKSASSSSATSNPSASATSEARQKTSTGGTSAAGSSAESSNNSNTLWIALGGAAAVLVIGGAGVAVMRARRAR; encoded by the coding sequence GTGGGATTCGCGCCGAATGCCGGTGCTGCCGACGCTCAGTCGAAGCAGTGGTACCTGGACGAGATGCAGGTCCACCAGATGTGGAAGGTCAGCACCGGCAAGGGCGTAAAGGTCGCTGTCATCGACAGCGGAGTAAATCCGAATACGCCTTCGTTGAAGGGACAGGTTCTGGTCGACGAGGTGCCCAAGGCGGTCTCGTACCACTCGACGGTCGACTACGTCGGCCATGGGACAACCATGGCCGAGTTGATTGCCGGTACCGGATCTGACGGTGGCCTGCAGGGACTGGCACCGGGCGCGAAGATCGTCCCCTATCGCGTCTCCTTCACTGGGATGAAGGCCAGTGCGGCGGAGAAGAAGAAGACGCCTAAGCCGTGGCAGGCGATCAGGGCCGCAGCCGACACCGACGCAAAAATCATCAGCATGTCCTTCGGAGGGTTTGTCAGCCCACCGGAGGAGGAAGCGATCAAGTATGCCGCTTCAAAAGGCAAGTTGATGGTCGCCGCAGTGGGAAATGCGGGTACAGGGAAAGGTACTGGCAATATCGACTATCCCGCTGGTTACCCTTATGTGGTCGGCATCGCGGCGGTTAATTCTTCGTTCGCCGTCACGAAGTTCTCTTCGTACGGAAACTACGTCGACCTCGTGGCACCCGGTGATGGATTTCCGGGATGGTGCGATACCACTTTCCGCTCTTACTGCGACAAGGCCGGCACGAGTCCCGCGACCGCGATCGCCGCAGCCTCCGCCGCCCTCATCTGGTCCGCCCACCCCAACTGGACGGTCAACCAGGTCACCCGCTCCCTGATCGACACGGCGAGCCGGACGTGGGCGGAGAACGACCCGAGCAAGTACGCCGGTTACGGGTTTGTCCGTCCCCGCGAGGTGTTGGAGAACGCCAAGTACGACGCGGGCGCCGCCAACGTCGACCCGCTCGCGAAGGAGAACGGCGGCAACCTGCTGGCCAAGTCGGCGAGTTCCTCCTCGGCAACGTCGAATCCGTCCGCGTCGGCCACGTCAGAGGCCCGGCAAAAGACTTCTACCGGCGGCACTTCCGCAGCGGGATCAAGCGCGGAGTCGTCCAACAACAGCAACACACTCTGGATCGCCCTCGGTGGCGCCGCCGCCGTGCTCGTCATCGGCGGGGCCGGCGTGGCCGTAATGCGCGCACGGCGAGCCAGGTAA
- a CDS encoding WXG100 family type VII secretion target produces MSNKQKLEDAAVVDIQKQMLDKYDGIAKRVHGLQGVIDGLEGQWHGIGRAAFDKKQYEINESLQKIGTILGDVIEAMTATRNIKDSKEDEVRAAVNKIDLQDGAPTVPSSSLSSY; encoded by the coding sequence ATGTCCAACAAGCAGAAGCTCGAAGATGCCGCAGTAGTCGATATTCAGAAGCAGATGCTCGACAAGTACGACGGCATCGCCAAGCGCGTGCACGGGCTCCAGGGTGTGATCGACGGGCTCGAAGGTCAGTGGCACGGTATTGGTCGTGCCGCGTTCGACAAGAAGCAGTACGAGATCAATGAGTCGCTGCAGAAGATCGGCACCATTCTCGGTGACGTCATCGAGGCGATGACCGCGACGCGGAACATCAAGGACAGCAAGGAAGACGAAGTCCGCGCGGCGGTCAACAAGATCGACCTCCAGGACGGCGCCCCGACCGTGCCCTCGTCCTCGCTGAGTTCCTACTGA
- a CDS encoding WXG100 family type VII secretion target, with translation MSRNSDGLSVTYDGLDFAATKIGNEAKQLEQDLQELRALVVKSLQYWEGDAQNTFNEKLHRWDKEANDIHTALTGIGHVVYTSGGTYMEGDKKAASYFQ, from the coding sequence ATGAGCCGTAACTCCGACGGCCTTTCCGTCACTTATGACGGGCTTGACTTCGCGGCCACCAAGATCGGCAACGAGGCGAAGCAACTGGAGCAGGACCTTCAGGAGCTTCGCGCGCTGGTCGTGAAGAGCCTGCAGTACTGGGAGGGTGACGCGCAGAACACCTTCAACGAGAAGCTGCACCGCTGGGACAAGGAAGCAAACGACATCCACACCGCGCTGACCGGCATCGGCCACGTCGTGTACACGTCGGGCGGTACCTACATGGAAGGCGACAAGAAGGCCGCCAGCTACTTCCAGTAG
- the eccCa gene encoding type VII secretion protein EccCa, producing the protein MSQIVVKRPPRSLPKEVPTDEVMLQAPPELPRGQQEGALMQLLPMLGMGGSVVFFFNSSAGPFMKIMGMVMIASTVAMGVSMLVRYRRGTQGQMADMRRDYLRYLSQTRRTALETARAQRDAQYYLHPSPEQLWALVAEGSRVWERRTNDEDFGQVRVGLGPQGLATPLIPPETAPVDQLEPLTAGAMQRFLATHGTLEDLPMAVSLRAFYHVTISGEPVTVRGTARAVAASLASLHSPEDLVVAVATGRASAPEWEWAKWLPHAQAQEVADGAGSMRLISTDPMELEEMLTERLQGRPRFHPAGAPVPEQPHLVVVLDGVSLPPTSFLASPEGLQGVTIVEVVPGDLNSGRGDLSIVVHPKELRLESGHGMVYEGTPDVLSYEAAEALARQLAPLRMVSGGDDDEPLLANLEFTDLLNLGDAASVDPKRTWRPRSTAERLRVPIGLGEDGRPVMLDLKEAAQEGMGPHGLCVGATGSGKSELLRTLVLGLAVTHSSETLNFVLADFKGGATFAGMAQMPHVAAVITNLADDLTLVDRMGDSIRGELNRRQEMLRDAGNYANIHDYEKARAAGAPLQPVPSLVLVIDEFSELLTAKPDFIEMFVQIGRIGRSLGVHLLLASQRLEEGRLRGLETYLSYRIGLRTFSAAESRAALGVPDAYELPNVPGSGFLKYGTDEMVRFKAAYVSGVYRTSSQQSAALGGPLPVDRRPVLFTAAQVPVQYAPVPRQRREGAAAEEKDDALADTVLDVIVRRLEAQGPAAHQVWLPPLDSPPSLDSLLPGLAAVPGRGMTQPGYEGAGRLIVPVGLVDKPYEQRRDPLWTDFGGAAGHMQILGGPQSGKSTLLRSLIASFALTHTPHEVQFYALDFGGGGLSAVAGLPHVGGVASRLDPEKVRRTAAEVYGVMTRREEYFRTVGISSIAEFRARRARGDISVTDQPWGDVFLVIDGWGNFRTDYEALEPLVLDIAARGLGYGIHVILTASRSMEVRANMKDHLMNRLELRLGDPMDSEFDRKAAANVPTGVPGRGQTPQKQHFMAAVPRIDGLSSDTDLAEATTALAAEVARHWQEPGAPEVRLLPREFAAAQLPPGDRFPNRGVSFALDEDNLEPVFVDFDQDPFFLVFGESESGKSNLLKLIIKRLTERYDGSACKLFVVDNRRSLLGVTPTSHLAEYIPMSNQMQHHMDALADLMQRRTPTSDVTPQQLRDRSWWRGPQVFVIIDDYDLVSTSSGNPLSGLTELLPFARDVGVRFVIARSTAGAGRAGYESFMQRMKELGAQGVVLAGDPAEGDLLGGVRPRPMPAGRGVFVSRKRGKPLVQIGQVPDMTE; encoded by the coding sequence GTGAGCCAGATCGTCGTCAAGCGCCCGCCGAGGTCGCTGCCGAAGGAAGTGCCCACGGACGAGGTCATGCTGCAGGCTCCGCCGGAGCTGCCGCGGGGCCAGCAGGAGGGCGCGCTGATGCAGCTCCTGCCCATGCTCGGCATGGGCGGGTCGGTGGTGTTCTTCTTCAACTCCAGCGCCGGGCCCTTCATGAAGATCATGGGCATGGTGATGATCGCGTCGACGGTCGCGATGGGCGTCTCGATGCTGGTGCGCTACCGCCGGGGCACCCAGGGGCAGATGGCCGACATGCGCCGTGACTATCTGCGCTATCTGTCGCAGACGCGTCGTACGGCCCTGGAGACCGCGCGGGCCCAGCGCGACGCCCAGTACTACCTGCACCCTTCGCCGGAGCAACTGTGGGCACTGGTCGCCGAGGGCAGCCGGGTGTGGGAACGGCGCACGAACGACGAGGACTTCGGACAGGTGCGGGTGGGCCTCGGCCCGCAGGGACTCGCCACTCCCCTGATCCCGCCGGAGACCGCGCCGGTCGACCAGTTGGAGCCGCTGACCGCGGGCGCGATGCAGCGCTTCCTGGCCACGCACGGCACCCTTGAGGACCTGCCGATGGCGGTCTCGCTGCGCGCCTTTTACCACGTGACGATCAGCGGCGAGCCGGTCACCGTGCGCGGCACCGCCCGCGCGGTCGCCGCCTCCCTCGCCTCGCTGCACTCCCCCGAGGATCTCGTCGTCGCCGTCGCCACCGGGCGTGCGTCGGCGCCCGAGTGGGAGTGGGCCAAGTGGCTGCCGCACGCGCAGGCACAGGAGGTAGCGGACGGCGCGGGCAGCATGCGCCTGATCAGCACCGACCCGATGGAGCTGGAGGAGATGCTCACGGAGCGGCTCCAGGGCCGGCCGCGTTTCCACCCCGCCGGAGCGCCGGTGCCCGAACAGCCGCATCTGGTGGTCGTGTTGGACGGCGTCTCCTTGCCGCCGACCTCCTTCCTCGCCAGCCCCGAGGGCCTCCAGGGGGTGACGATCGTCGAGGTCGTGCCCGGCGACCTCAACAGCGGACGCGGTGACCTCTCGATCGTCGTCCACCCGAAGGAACTCCGCCTGGAGTCGGGCCACGGCATGGTCTACGAAGGCACGCCGGACGTGCTGTCGTACGAGGCCGCCGAGGCGCTGGCGCGCCAACTGGCGCCGCTGCGCATGGTGTCGGGCGGTGACGACGACGAACCACTGCTCGCCAACCTGGAGTTCACGGATCTGCTGAACCTGGGCGACGCGGCCTCCGTCGACCCGAAGCGGACCTGGCGCCCGCGCTCGACGGCCGAGCGGCTGCGGGTGCCGATCGGGCTCGGTGAGGACGGCCGGCCCGTGATGCTCGACCTCAAGGAGGCGGCCCAGGAGGGCATGGGTCCGCACGGGCTGTGTGTCGGCGCGACCGGTTCCGGCAAGTCGGAGCTGCTGCGCACGCTGGTCCTCGGCCTCGCGGTGACGCACTCCTCGGAGACGCTGAACTTCGTCCTCGCGGACTTCAAGGGCGGTGCGACCTTCGCCGGCATGGCGCAGATGCCTCACGTGGCGGCCGTGATCACCAACCTGGCCGACGACCTGACCCTCGTCGACCGTATGGGTGACTCGATCCGCGGCGAGTTGAACCGCCGCCAGGAGATGCTCCGCGACGCGGGCAACTACGCGAACATCCACGACTACGAGAAGGCGCGGGCGGCGGGCGCCCCCTTGCAGCCCGTCCCCTCGCTCGTCCTGGTGATCGACGAGTTCAGCGAACTCCTCACCGCCAAGCCGGACTTCATCGAGATGTTCGTGCAGATCGGCCGTATCGGCCGTTCGCTGGGCGTGCATCTGCTGCTGGCCTCGCAGCGCTTGGAGGAGGGCCGGCTGCGCGGCCTGGAGACCTACCTGTCGTACCGGATCGGTCTGCGTACGTTCTCGGCGGCCGAGTCGCGGGCGGCGCTCGGGGTGCCGGACGCGTACGAGCTGCCGAACGTGCCGGGCTCCGGCTTCCTGAAGTACGGCACCGACGAGATGGTCCGCTTCAAGGCGGCGTACGTCTCCGGGGTGTACCGCACGAGTTCGCAGCAGTCCGCCGCGCTCGGCGGGCCGCTCCCGGTGGACCGCAGGCCGGTGCTGTTCACGGCGGCGCAGGTGCCGGTGCAGTACGCGCCCGTGCCGCGACAGCGGCGGGAGGGCGCGGCGGCCGAGGAGAAGGACGACGCGCTCGCCGACACCGTGCTCGACGTGATCGTGCGGCGCCTTGAGGCGCAGGGTCCGGCCGCCCACCAGGTGTGGCTGCCCCCGCTGGACAGCCCGCCGTCGCTCGACTCCCTGCTGCCCGGCCTCGCCGCCGTACCGGGGCGCGGCATGACGCAGCCTGGCTACGAGGGCGCGGGCCGGCTCATCGTCCCGGTCGGCCTGGTCGACAAGCCGTACGAGCAGCGGCGCGATCCGCTGTGGACCGACTTCGGTGGCGCGGCCGGCCATATGCAGATCCTGGGTGGCCCGCAGTCCGGCAAGTCGACGCTGCTGCGCTCCCTGATCGCGTCGTTCGCGCTCACCCACACCCCGCACGAAGTGCAGTTCTACGCACTGGACTTCGGCGGTGGCGGCCTGTCGGCGGTGGCCGGTCTGCCGCACGTGGGCGGGGTCGCCTCCCGTCTCGACCCCGAGAAGGTCCGGCGCACGGCGGCCGAGGTCTACGGCGTGATGACCCGCCGCGAGGAGTACTTCCGTACGGTCGGCATCTCCTCGATCGCGGAGTTCCGCGCCCGCCGCGCGCGGGGCGACATCTCGGTGACCGACCAGCCCTGGGGCGACGTCTTCCTCGTCATCGACGGCTGGGGCAACTTCCGCACGGACTATGAGGCGTTGGAGCCGCTGGTGCTGGACATCGCGGCCCGCGGCCTCGGTTACGGCATCCATGTGATCCTCACGGCGTCGCGCTCCATGGAGGTCCGCGCGAACATGAAGGACCACCTGATGAACCGGCTGGAGCTGCGGCTCGGCGACCCGATGGACTCGGAGTTCGACCGCAAGGCCGCCGCCAACGTGCCCACGGGCGTGCCCGGTCGGGGCCAGACCCCGCAGAAACAGCACTTCATGGCGGCCGTCCCGCGCATCGACGGCCTGTCCTCCGACACGGACCTCGCGGAGGCTACGACGGCTCTCGCGGCCGAGGTGGCCCGCCACTGGCAGGAGCCCGGAGCGCCCGAAGTCCGCCTGCTGCCAAGGGAGTTCGCGGCTGCCCAACTGCCCCCGGGCGACCGCTTCCCGAACCGGGGCGTCTCCTTCGCGCTCGACGAGGACAACCTGGAGCCGGTGTTCGTCGACTTCGACCAGGACCCGTTCTTCCTGGTCTTCGGCGAGAGCGAGTCCGGCAAGTCGAACCTGCTCAAGCTCATCATCAAGCGCCTCACCGAGCGCTACGACGGCAGCGCGTGCAAGCTCTTCGTGGTCGACAACCGGCGTTCCCTGCTGGGCGTGACCCCGACCTCGCACCTGGCCGAGTACATCCCCATGTCGAACCAGATGCAGCACCACATGGACGCGCTGGCCGATCTGATGCAGCGCCGGACACCGACGTCCGACGTCACACCGCAGCAGCTCCGGGACCGGAGTTGGTGGCGGGGCCCGCAGGTGTTCGTGATCATCGACGACTACGACCTGGTGTCCACGTCGAGCGGCAACCCGCTGTCGGGCCTGACGGAACTCCTGCCGTTCGCCCGGGACGTGGGTGTGCGCTTCGTCATCGCCCGCTCCACGGCCGGTGCGGGGCGGGCCGGTTACGAGTCCTTCATGCAGCGGATGAAGGAACTCGGCGCCCAGGGCGTGGTGTTGGCGGGCGACCCGGCCGAGGGCGACCTCCTGGGCGGCGTACGGCCGCGGCCGATGCCCGCCGGGCGGGGCGTGTTCGTGTCCCGGAAGCGCGGCAAGCCGCTGGTCCAGATCGGCCAGGTCCCGGACATGACGGAGTGA
- the eccD gene encoding type VII secretion integral membrane protein EccD, with product MSITASAPTGATGGSGTGAPSAASMGFGFCRVTIVAPDSRIDVALPDDVPVADLYPEILRLSQQSLAEGAPVGYHLVRRDGTVLDGARSFAAQRILDGELLTLRPFADSLPPAVYDDVSEAVASAVTRDRALWNGELTRAAGLVAAGVLPTLLAFVAWSSQIRHDMNSLQGIVAGLAGILLVTIACVRARVYDDRGSAVALGLGALPNIAVAGSGLLPFSEGQGIGRLQFLLACAAVLVATVVLTLVSPGGDGPFVAFVLASAIGLVTTFVAMLTDLRPIETAAVCAPLSVCALAFLPGLSMRFARLPIGFEPPNPNRGGYGDAEPVAQEPVDAERIAARARRGHELLVGLVGGCALVSVGASIVLGFSSDIWAQLLALATGIAMLMRAHLFRYTAQVGATLAAGLAALVFLGLGLALSPPHAYVRDAVLGDATSLDIRSVWLAAAVAAATVLVTAIALITPKRGVTPFWGRFLEIAESFVLLTLIPLSLAVFDVYAQARAMTS from the coding sequence GTGAGCATCACGGCCTCCGCGCCGACCGGCGCGACCGGTGGATCGGGCACCGGAGCCCCTTCCGCGGCGAGTATGGGCTTCGGCTTCTGCCGCGTCACCATCGTGGCGCCCGACAGCCGGATCGACGTGGCCCTGCCCGACGACGTACCGGTCGCCGACCTGTACCCGGAGATCCTGCGGCTGTCCCAGCAGAGCCTCGCCGAGGGCGCCCCGGTCGGCTACCACCTCGTGCGCCGCGACGGCACCGTCCTGGACGGCGCCCGCTCCTTCGCCGCGCAGCGCATCCTCGACGGCGAACTGCTCACCTTGCGCCCCTTCGCCGACTCGCTGCCGCCCGCCGTCTACGACGACGTCTCCGAAGCGGTCGCCTCCGCCGTCACCCGTGACCGTGCCCTGTGGAACGGCGAGTTGACGCGCGCCGCCGGTCTCGTCGCGGCCGGCGTCCTGCCCACGCTGCTCGCGTTCGTGGCCTGGAGCTCCCAGATCCGCCACGACATGAACAGCCTCCAGGGCATCGTCGCCGGCCTCGCCGGCATCCTCCTCGTCACCATCGCCTGCGTACGCGCGCGTGTGTACGACGACCGGGGCTCCGCGGTCGCCCTGGGCCTGGGCGCGCTCCCGAACATCGCCGTGGCCGGCTCGGGACTCCTGCCCTTCTCCGAAGGGCAGGGCATCGGGCGGCTGCAGTTCCTGCTCGCCTGCGCGGCCGTCCTCGTCGCCACCGTGGTCCTCACCCTGGTCTCGCCCGGCGGCGACGGCCCCTTCGTGGCCTTCGTCCTCGCGTCCGCGATCGGCCTGGTGACGACCTTCGTCGCGATGCTCACCGACCTCAGGCCCATCGAGACGGCCGCCGTCTGCGCCCCGCTCTCGGTGTGCGCGCTCGCCTTCCTGCCGGGCCTGTCCATGCGCTTCGCCCGCCTCCCCATCGGCTTCGAACCGCCCAACCCCAACCGCGGCGGCTACGGCGACGCCGAACCCGTGGCCCAGGAGCCCGTCGACGCCGAACGCATCGCGGCCCGCGCCCGGCGCGGCCACGAACTCCTCGTCGGTCTGGTCGGCGGCTGCGCCCTCGTCTCCGTCGGCGCCTCGATCGTCCTCGGCTTCTCCAGCGACATCTGGGCCCAGCTCCTCGCGCTGGCCACCGGCATCGCGATGCTGATGCGCGCCCACCTGTTCCGCTACACCGCCCAGGTCGGCGCCACCCTCGCCGCGGGCCTCGCCGCGCTCGTCTTCCTGGGCCTCGGCCTCGCCCTGAGCCCGCCGCACGCGTACGTGCGGGACGCGGTCCTGGGCGACGCGACCTCGCTCGACATCCGCAGCGTCTGGCTCGCGGCGGCGGTCGCCGCCGCCACGGTGCTGGTCACCGCGATCGCCCTGATCACCCCGAAGCGCGGAGTCACCCCCTTCTGGGGCCGCTTCCTGGAGATCGCCGAGAGCTTCGTCCTGCTCACCCTGATCCCGCTGTCCCTGGCCGTCTTCGACGTGTACGCGCAGGCACGGGCGATGACCAGTTAG
- a CDS encoding DUF397 domain-containing protein, with protein MAETEQEIKARKERERDELYALDISGVEWRSAPGTEEHEERVEIADLPDGGVAMRSSLDPETVLRYTEAEWRAFVLGARDGEFDLEPAPEEQ; from the coding sequence ATGGCGGAGACGGAGCAGGAGATCAAGGCACGCAAGGAGCGGGAGCGGGACGAGCTGTACGCCCTCGACATCTCGGGTGTCGAGTGGCGCAGCGCGCCGGGCACGGAGGAGCACGAGGAGCGCGTCGAGATCGCCGACCTGCCCGACGGAGGGGTGGCGATGCGTTCGTCGCTCGACCCGGAGACCGTGCTGCGGTACACGGAGGCGGAGTGGCGGGCGTTCGTGCTGGGCGCCCGGGACGGCGAGTTCGACCTGGAGCCGGCTCCGGAGGAGCAGTAG